The sequence TCCACTCCGCGCGAGACAGGTGCCCGGAGAGGAACGCGAAGGCGGGGATGTGGAACAGGTAGATGGCCGTGTAGAGCGCGCGTGCCAGCGGCTCGCGGGCGAGGAGCGGCTCCAGCGAGTGCCCCATGACCACGAGCGCGATGAGCAGGCCGCGCACGTTCTCGAGCAGGGACACTCTTGCGGAGGTCGTCACGCCCGGTTCATACCGAGTCGCGGGGCTCGTACCAACTCACTTCGGCGGGCCCGGACACGTCCATGCACGCGTCAGCTCATCTTCGCGAGACGTGAGGCCACGTCGCGGAACGCACGGGGTCTCCGACCGGTGATGCGGAGCACGGCGTCCGTGGTGCGGTCCTCGGCGCCGCGGGCAATCGCGTCCTCCATACCGGCCAGCAGCGCCGCGTACGCGTCGGGAATTCCGGCGGCGACCATGGCGGCCCGGGACTCCTGGACGGAGACCGCCTGGTGCTCGACTCGCCGGCCCAGGGCCCCGGACAGGAGGGCCGCGACCTCGTCGTACGAGAGCGCCTCGGGGCCCGTGAGCACCGGAGCCGCGTTGAGGGGTGACAGCAGCGCCTCGACGGCGACGGCGGCGATGTCCGCGACATCGATGAAGCCGACGCGGCCCTGTCCGGTGGCGGTGACCATCCGCCCGCCCCTCGCGAGCCCCTGTGCGAGATGGTGCCGCGAGTCGAAGAAGTTCTGCATGAACCACGAGGGACGCAGCACCGTCCACCCCGGAGCCCGCGTCCGCAGCGTCGCGTGCACCGCGCCGAGCCCCGTGGCCCCCTCCTCGATGGCCGACGAGCTCAGCAGGACGAAGTTCCGCACGCCGCTCGCGAGCGCGCGGTCGATGAACGGCACCATGACCTGGGCCGGGTCCCCGCTCACGGCGGGCGCCACGAGGTACACGGCGTCGACGTCGCGCAGGGCCGCGTCGTGTGTCTCGGGGCGCTCCCAGTCGAACACCGCATGGTCTCCATCGCGCGGGCTTCGGCTCGCGGTGCGTACCTGGACGCCGCGCTCGCGCAGGCCCCGGGCCACGAGCGCGCCTGTCTGTCCGGTTCCTCCGAGGACGAGCACCCGCATCACTTCACCCCCAGGCTCGGAGCCACGTGGGCCGTGCCGCCGAAGGACTCGGAGGCGGCGAGCGGATTCCAGTACTCGCGGTAGCGCACGATGCGCCCGTCGCGGACGTGGACGAAGAAGACGTAGTCCTGCGCGTACGGCTTCGACGTCGTCGCAATCGTCGCCGTGCCGTGGGCCTCGCTGATGGCGAGGTCCGCGTCGCTGGTGCTGTACCGGCGCACGTTGCTGAAGGTGAGGCCCTTGAACACCTCTGGCGTGCGGGAGAAGTAGTCCCGGATTGCCTCCTTGCCCACGAGCCGGGGCGGCAGGCCGGTGCCGGTGGCGTAGGGGAACTCCACCGTGGCGTCGTCAGCGAAGAGCGTGAGCCAGCGGTCGATGTCGGTACCAATCAGCGCGAGGTGCGCGTCGAGGGCTTCCTGGGCATTCCGGGGCTTCGAGTCATGGGACATGACGGTTTCCTCTCGGGTGTCGCGGCGCCGTGGAGGCGCCTTGCGTGTGAGGGGAGAGTAGGAAGGCCGGCTGTGCAGGGCGTCCGCAGTGCCGTTCCGCGCGTCCGGACGAGCCGGGAGCCGGGGCCGATGTTACTTTTCAGCTCATGGTTTCCGCGTTCGATGAGCTGTCCCGCTCCCTGGGCGTCCGTGGCAGTGCCATCACCCACCTTGAGCTCGCGGGGCGATGGGGCAAGCACCGCGCCCAGGAGCCCGGCAGGGCGCGCCTGTACGCGACGCTCGGGGGCGATGGGCTGCTGGAGTTGCCCCGGCAGCGCGTCCACCTGCGCGCGGGCGAGCTGGCCTTCCTGCCCCGCAACGAGTCGCACGTCGTCCGGGATGCCCCAACGACGCACGTCGCGCGCGGCGGCAGCGCCTGCGAGGGCATGCGCCAGGTGTCCGCGAACGCGTGGGCGAACACGAAGGAGCCCGGCTCGCGCCTCGTCATCGTCGACTTCGACCTCGACACGCGGGATGCGCCGTGGCTGGACCTGCTGTCGCCGCTGGTCGTGGTGTCCGGAGAGGACCACGGCCTCGGCCGCTGGCTGAGGGAGACGCTGTCCCTGCTCGCGGGGGCGCATGAGCTGTCCGCGTCGCTGCGGCAGGAAATCGCGACGACGTGGGCCCATGCCCTCTTCGCGCATGCGCTGCGCGATGCGAGCGCGTCTCTTCCCGGCGCGGACGCCGTGCGCGACGAGCGCGTGGTGGCCGCGTTGGTGCAGGCCCGCGCGCGGCCCGAGGAGGACTGGGAATTGGGGGCGCTCGCGGCGCGCGTGGGCGTGTCCCGCTCGGTGCTCGCTGAGCGGACGACGGCGCTCCTGGGCGAGCCGCTGGGCCACTACCTCCGCCGGCTGCGCATCGACCGGGCGGCGACGCTGCTGGTGTCCTCGGATGCGCCGGTGAAGACCATCGCCGCGCGCGTGGGGTACGACAGCGAATCCGCGTTCGCTCGCGCCTTCGCGCGCGAGCGGGGCACCAGTCCCACGGCCTGGCGGCGAACCCACCGCGGCGGCGCCGCCGAGGAGCCGGTCCGGTGACCCAGGCGAGCCCGAGGCCCTTCGGCCGGTACGTGCTGCACAGCCTGCTCTCGTCGAGCAACTTCGCCGAGGTGTGGCTGGCGCACGGACCCGTCCCGGGGCGCGTGGCCCTCAAGCGCTACCTGCCGTACGTGAGCGAGGACGCGGACCTCGTGGAGCTCCTGATGACCGAGGCGCGTCGCACCCTGCGCCTGTTCCATCCCAACATCGCCCGCGTGCACGAGTGCGGAGAGCATGACGGCTACCCGTATGTCGTCATGGAGTACGTCCACGGAGAGCGGCTCGACACGGTGGTGGCGCGGGCCCGGAGCCGGGGACAGCCGCTGACTCCCGCGCTGGCGCTCCACATCGCGGCCCGCGTCTGCGCGGGGCTGGACCATGCTCACGGCGGCACGGACGAGCACGGCCACCCGTCGGAGCTGTCGCACCAGAGCATCTCGCTGGAGAACATCCTCATCGGCCATGACGGCGCGGTGAAGCTGGTGGGCTTTGGCCGCCGGCAGCGCCACGTGGAGGCGCTGAACATGGCGACCGCCGGCGTCCTCAAGGACCCCATCGCTACCCTGGCTCCAGAGCAGCTCGCGCACAAGGCCGTGCCGGATGCCCGCGTGGACATCTTCTCCACCGGAAGGGTGCTCTACGAATTGCTCACCGGCGTGAATCCCTTCCAGCGGGCAACGGAGCTGGAGTCGCTGAACGCGGTGATGGAGTGCAAGCCCGCGCCGCCATCGACACTCATGCCGGTGTCTCCGGCGCTGGACCTCGTGGTGATGAAGGCGCTGGACCTGGCGCCGGACGCTCGCTACCGCGACGCGCGTCAGTTCCAGCAGAGCCTGGAGGAGCTCATCGCCAGCAATGGGTGGACGGAGGCGGCCCGCCCGGAGTCCCTGTCGCGCTGGATGCAGCACGCCTCGCGCGTCTGAAGCCTCACGGGCCCTGGAAGCCCTTCGCGCGGAACGTGAGCACCAGCGTGTCCCGGTGTCCCTTCCCGTCCAGCGGCTGAATGGGCGTGCTCTCGTGAATCACGCGCTCGTCGTCGAGCAGCAGCGCGGACCAGGGCTCGGTGAGGGTGAAGCGGATGCCGCTGGGGCCCGCCGCCTCGAACACGCGCGTCTCGCCGCCCTTGATGCCCTCGCGGCCGGTGAGCAGCACGGCGACGAAGTCCACTCCGTCTCGGTGCGCGCCCTCCGGCGTCGGCCGGCCGATGCCGTCCGTCGTGTCGATGCGGAACTGATGCGCCTCCACGTACCAGGGCCGCGTCCCCTTCAGCGCGGAGCAGCAGGCGCCCAACTCGCGCAGCAGGTTGGACCACGCGGGCTGCGAGATGACGGCTGGTGACACCGGCTCGAACCAGCGCTCCAGGCCGCCGTGCAGCGCGTTGTACTCGACGGGCTGCCAGTGCGCGCGGTGCGGCACCTGGGTGATGGTTCCTCCGTCCACGACGAAGCACGAGTGCCTGCGCGAGCGGTAGCGCCCGCCGTCCCGCAGGTAGCCGTCGAGCGGCAGGTCATTCCACGTCGGCAGCAGCGCGTCGAGCTCGGCACCGGGCGTGCCCACCAGCTCGCACAGGCCCGCGCGACTGAGGACGGCGTAGCCGCGCTCGCGGAGGACGGAGAGGACATTCGAGGGAGACGTGACGGGCGGCGAGAAGCTCATGGGCGTACTGGCGGCGGACC comes from Pyxidicoccus parkwaysis and encodes:
- a CDS encoding serine/threonine-protein kinase, coding for MTQASPRPFGRYVLHSLLSSSNFAEVWLAHGPVPGRVALKRYLPYVSEDADLVELLMTEARRTLRLFHPNIARVHECGEHDGYPYVVMEYVHGERLDTVVARARSRGQPLTPALALHIAARVCAGLDHAHGGTDEHGHPSELSHQSISLENILIGHDGAVKLVGFGRRQRHVEALNMATAGVLKDPIATLAPEQLAHKAVPDARVDIFSTGRVLYELLTGVNPFQRATELESLNAVMECKPAPPSTLMPVSPALDLVVMKALDLAPDARYRDARQFQQSLEELIASNGWTEAARPESLSRWMQHASRV
- a CDS encoding 2OG-Fe dioxygenase family protein, with translation MSFSPPVTSPSNVLSVLRERGYAVLSRAGLCELVGTPGAELDALLPTWNDLPLDGYLRDGGRYRSRRHSCFVVDGGTITQVPHRAHWQPVEYNALHGGLERWFEPVSPAVISQPAWSNLLRELGACCSALKGTRPWYVEAHQFRIDTTDGIGRPTPEGAHRDGVDFVAVLLTGREGIKGGETRVFEAAGPSGIRFTLTEPWSALLLDDERVIHESTPIQPLDGKGHRDTLVLTFRAKGFQGP
- a CDS encoding nuclear transport factor 2 family protein yields the protein MSHDSKPRNAQEALDAHLALIGTDIDRWLTLFADDATVEFPYATGTGLPPRLVGKEAIRDYFSRTPEVFKGLTFSNVRRYSTSDADLAISEAHGTATIATTSKPYAQDYVFFVHVRDGRIVRYREYWNPLAASESFGGTAHVAPSLGVK
- a CDS encoding helix-turn-helix domain-containing protein; translated protein: MVSAFDELSRSLGVRGSAITHLELAGRWGKHRAQEPGRARLYATLGGDGLLELPRQRVHLRAGELAFLPRNESHVVRDAPTTHVARGGSACEGMRQVSANAWANTKEPGSRLVIVDFDLDTRDAPWLDLLSPLVVVSGEDHGLGRWLRETLSLLAGAHELSASLRQEIATTWAHALFAHALRDASASLPGADAVRDERVVAALVQARARPEEDWELGALAARVGVSRSVLAERTTALLGEPLGHYLRRLRIDRAATLLVSSDAPVKTIAARVGYDSESAFARAFARERGTSPTAWRRTHRGGAAEEPVR
- a CDS encoding NmrA family NAD(P)-binding protein; translation: MRVLVLGGTGQTGALVARGLRERGVQVRTASRSPRDGDHAVFDWERPETHDAALRDVDAVYLVAPAVSGDPAQVMVPFIDRALASGVRNFVLLSSSAIEEGATGLGAVHATLRTRAPGWTVLRPSWFMQNFFDSRHHLAQGLARGGRMVTATGQGRVGFIDVADIAAVAVEALLSPLNAAPVLTGPEALSYDEVAALLSGALGRRVEHQAVSVQESRAAMVAAGIPDAYAALLAGMEDAIARGAEDRTTDAVLRITGRRPRAFRDVASRLAKMS